In Thermus filiformis, one DNA window encodes the following:
- a CDS encoding YbaK/EbsC family protein, with protein MSPSARKVQSILRERGFGHLEVLELPRSTRTAQEAAQAVGVEVGQIVKSLVFQGERGAYLLLVSGKNRVDLGKVGRLLGQKVAPARAEAVRSLTGFAVGGVPPVVGLPALMDRDLLAYPQVWAAGGTPNALFALTPGELLALTGAQVVDLKEEECSGDGTPT; from the coding sequence ATGAGCCCTTCCGCGAGGAAGGTCCAGTCCATCCTGAGGGAGCGGGGTTTTGGACACCTCGAGGTCCTGGAGCTTCCCCGCTCCACCCGCACCGCCCAGGAGGCGGCCCAGGCGGTGGGGGTGGAGGTGGGGCAGATCGTCAAGAGCCTGGTCTTCCAGGGGGAGCGGGGGGCCTACCTCCTCCTGGTGAGCGGGAAGAACCGGGTGGACCTGGGCAAGGTGGGCCGCCTTTTGGGGCAGAAGGTGGCCCCGGCCCGGGCGGAGGCGGTGCGGTCCCTCACGGGCTTTGCCGTGGGCGGGGTTCCGCCCGTGGTGGGCTTGCCCGCCCTCATGGACCGGGACCTTCTGGCCTACCCCCAGGTCTGGGCCGCGGGGGGCACCCCGAACGCCCTCTTCGCCCTCACCCCCGGCGAGCTTCTGGCCCTGACGGGGGCCCAGGTGGTGGACCTGAAGGAGGAAGAATGTTCTGGAGACGGGACCCCTACTTGA
- a CDS encoding helix-turn-helix domain-containing protein, with product MVLRRNPNPPVQGWTPTEAEWRVYTLCDGRRTEEEVARESGLGEEAYLILARLLRQGLVQPVEGARELCERIVRLLEAHLGGRAKPFAERLRACDSRERLEEEALKVALKVKLTLDKKAGEALEKAIREIFR from the coding sequence ATGGTCCTGCGCCGCAACCCCAACCCCCCGGTCCAGGGTTGGACCCCCACGGAGGCGGAGTGGCGGGTCTACACCCTTTGCGACGGCCGCCGCACCGAGGAGGAGGTGGCGCGGGAAAGCGGCCTGGGGGAGGAGGCGTACCTGATCCTGGCCCGCCTCCTGCGCCAGGGCCTGGTCCAGCCCGTGGAGGGGGCAAGGGAGCTTTGCGAGCGGATTGTGCGCCTTCTGGAGGCCCACCTGGGCGGGCGGGCTAAGCCCTTCGCCGAGCGGCTCAGGGCCTGCGACTCGAGGGAGCGCCTGGAGGAGGAGGCCCTGAAGGTGGCGCTCAAGGTCAAGCTCACCCTGGACAAAAAGGCGGGGGAGGCCCTGGAGAAGGCGATTCGGGAGATCTTCCGCTAA
- a CDS encoding CaiB/BaiF CoA transferase family protein — protein MKPLSGVRVLDLSRVLAGPLCTMVLADLGAEVLKVEPPWGDETRAWGPPFVEGESAYFLSVNRGKKSLALDLKSKEGQAILRALAREADVLVENYKVGDLARYGLDYASLREENPRLVYLSLTGFGQTGPRAQEPGYDAALQGYIGIMSVTGEPDGPPMKVGVAWVDVMTGMMGVAAVLAALLERERSGLGQHIDLSLFDVGLFAMANLAQSYLLTQTPPGRLGNAHAQIVPYGAFPAQDGHLVLAVGNDEQFRRLCQVLDLPALAEDPRFATNRARVEHREALVPLLSERLRRRPRAYWLARLREVGVPAAPVNDLAEAFRDPQAEARGAVWWLHHPRVGPLPTLADPLRFFSRTPLGPTTPPPLLGEHTREVLQGLGYAEEEIARLARAGVVKGPEL, from the coding sequence ATGAAGCCGCTTTCCGGCGTGCGGGTGCTGGACCTCTCCCGGGTCCTGGCGGGGCCGCTTTGCACCATGGTCCTGGCCGACCTGGGGGCGGAGGTCCTCAAGGTGGAGCCCCCCTGGGGGGACGAGACCCGGGCCTGGGGCCCGCCCTTCGTGGAGGGGGAGAGCGCCTACTTCCTCTCCGTGAACCGGGGGAAGAAGAGCCTGGCCTTGGACCTGAAGTCAAAGGAGGGGCAGGCCATCCTCCGGGCCCTGGCGCGGGAGGCGGACGTCCTCGTGGAGAACTACAAGGTGGGGGACCTGGCCCGCTACGGCCTGGACTACGCCTCCTTGCGGGAGGAGAACCCCCGCCTGGTCTACCTCTCCCTCACCGGCTTCGGCCAGACCGGCCCCCGGGCCCAGGAGCCGGGGTACGACGCGGCCCTGCAGGGGTACATCGGCATCATGTCCGTCACCGGGGAGCCGGACGGCCCGCCCATGAAGGTGGGGGTGGCCTGGGTGGACGTGATGACGGGGATGATGGGGGTGGCGGCGGTGCTGGCCGCCCTGCTGGAGCGGGAGAGGAGCGGCCTCGGCCAGCACATAGACCTTTCCCTCTTTGACGTGGGCCTGTTCGCCATGGCCAACCTGGCCCAGAGCTACCTCCTCACCCAGACCCCCCCGGGGCGGCTCGGCAACGCCCACGCCCAGATCGTCCCCTACGGGGCCTTCCCCGCCCAGGACGGCCACCTCGTCCTGGCGGTGGGCAACGACGAGCAGTTCCGGAGGCTCTGCCAGGTCCTGGACCTTCCCGCCCTGGCCGAGGACCCCCGCTTCGCCACCAACCGGGCCCGGGTGGAGCACCGCGAGGCCCTGGTCCCCCTCCTTTCCGAAAGGCTCCGGAGGCGGCCCCGCGCCTACTGGCTCGCCCGGCTCCGGGAGGTGGGGGTCCCCGCCGCCCCGGTGAACGACCTCGCGGAGGCCTTCCGGGACCCCCAGGCCGAGGCCCGGGGGGCGGTCTGGTGGCTCCACCACCCCCGGGTGGGCCCCCTGCCCACCTTGGCCGACCCCTTGCGCTTCTTCTCCCGCACCCCCCTGGGCCCGACCACCCCGCCCCCCCTTCTGGGGGAGCACACCCGGGAGGTCCTCCAGGGGCTGGGGTACGCCGAGGAGGAGATCGCCCGCCTGGCTCGAGCCGGCGTGGTCAAGGGGCCAGAACTTTAG
- a CDS encoding ABC transporter ATP-binding protein, translating to MGEEALSIQRLSKRYGRRPVLEGVSLSVRLGEVYALAGPNGSGKTTLIRLATGLAFPTQGEVFLLGEDVHKTPAARRHLGAVVEAPAAFYPHLTGRANLERHAYLLGLSRAEERIREVLARLRLLAVADQKVGGYSLGQRQRLGLAAALLSDPKVLVLDEPTSGLDPEGVELVHTLLAEASREGRAVLLSTHHLREVSAYAHRVGILGGGRLLEEVVLDGVRRYALEVSEPERARAFLLTQPGVLRASLMRGRILLEGDPEAALSALVREGFRVRAFYPHTFDLLDYYQEKVAHA from the coding sequence ATGGGCGAGGAGGCGCTTTCCATCCAAAGGCTGAGCAAGCGCTATGGGAGGAGGCCGGTCCTCGAGGGGGTCAGCCTGAGCGTCCGCCTGGGGGAGGTCTACGCCCTGGCGGGCCCCAACGGCTCGGGCAAGACCACCCTGATCCGGCTGGCCACCGGCCTGGCCTTCCCCACCCAGGGGGAGGTCTTTCTCCTGGGGGAGGACGTGCACAAGACCCCCGCCGCCCGCAGGCACCTGGGGGCGGTGGTGGAAGCCCCCGCCGCCTTCTACCCCCATCTGACGGGGAGGGCGAACCTGGAGCGGCACGCCTACCTCCTGGGCCTCTCCCGGGCCGAGGAGCGCATCCGGGAGGTCCTGGCCCGGCTTCGGCTTTTGGCGGTGGCCGACCAGAAGGTGGGGGGGTACTCCCTGGGCCAAAGGCAGCGGCTGGGCCTGGCCGCGGCCCTCCTCTCCGACCCTAAGGTCCTGGTCCTGGACGAGCCCACCTCCGGCCTGGACCCCGAGGGGGTGGAGCTGGTCCACACCCTCTTGGCGGAGGCCTCGAGGGAGGGGCGGGCGGTCCTCCTCTCCACCCACCACCTGCGGGAGGTTTCGGCCTACGCCCACCGGGTGGGCATCCTGGGGGGCGGGCGGCTTCTGGAGGAGGTGGTTCTGGACGGGGTCCGGCGCTACGCCCTCGAGGTCTCGGAGCCGGAGCGGGCCCGGGCCTTCCTCCTCACCCAGCCCGGGGTCCTGCGGGCCAGCCTGATGCGGGGCCGGATCCTCCTGGAGGGGGACCCGGAGGCGGCGCTTTCCGCTCTGGTGCGGGAGGGGTTCAGGGTGCGGGCCTTCTACCCCCACACCTTTGACCTTCTGGACTACTACCAGGAGAAGGTGGCCCATGCTTAG
- a CDS encoding ABC transporter permease has product MLRVILWEVGKLFLLRSVRLGLFFAFVLPFVWSLAPGLKEVYGLVLVSGWQVVALGLLAGMEFLFPFLVVMAAAELLGFEVAQGTLKTLLLRPLSRTRLYLAKLLAALLYPFALLLASFLGGVLAGLPHGLSGFYGGTGVGEGGFAGVGYLGAGEALGELVRAHLLAGLVLWPLAALALLFAVVFLSTTAAALASVASLLLMRLFVAFPALKPFLLTTYLDLYLRPDALGLGLPLLFIYTLGFSALAALLFERKDL; this is encoded by the coding sequence ATGCTTAGGGTGATCCTCTGGGAGGTGGGCAAGCTCTTCCTCCTCCGCTCGGTGCGGCTGGGCCTCTTCTTTGCCTTCGTCCTCCCCTTCGTCTGGTCCTTGGCCCCGGGGCTCAAGGAGGTCTACGGCCTGGTCCTGGTCTCGGGGTGGCAGGTGGTGGCCCTGGGCCTCCTGGCGGGGATGGAGTTCCTCTTCCCCTTCCTGGTGGTTATGGCGGCTGCGGAGCTATTGGGCTTTGAGGTGGCCCAGGGCACCCTCAAGACCCTCCTCCTCAGGCCCCTCTCCCGCACCCGGCTCTACCTGGCCAAGCTCCTGGCCGCCCTCCTTTACCCTTTCGCCCTCCTTTTGGCAAGCTTCCTGGGCGGGGTTCTCGCGGGCCTTCCCCACGGCCTATCCGGCTTCTACGGAGGGACGGGGGTAGGGGAGGGGGGGTTCGCCGGGGTGGGGTACCTGGGGGCCGGGGAGGCCCTGGGCGAGCTGGTGCGGGCCCACCTCCTGGCCGGCCTGGTCCTCTGGCCCCTGGCCGCCTTGGCCCTCCTCTTCGCTGTGGTCTTCCTCTCCACCACCGCCGCCGCCTTGGCCAGCGTGGCCAGCCTCCTCCTGATGCGGCTCTTCGTGGCCTTCCCCGCGCTGAAGCCCTTCCTCCTCACCACCTATCTGGACCTCTACCTCCGCCCGGACGCCCTGGGCCTGGGCCTGCCCCTCCTCTTCATTTACACCCTGGGCTTCTCGGCCCTGGCCGCCCTCCTCTTTGAGCGGAAGGACCTTTAG
- a CDS encoding NAD(P)/FAD-dependent oxidoreductase: MATKVLVLGGGSGGLVAANKVKKLLGDRVEVVLVDRNTHHEFMPAYPWVAFGMREPEQIRRPLANLEKRGIQYLQATVEALNPAQNTVKTSAGELSYDYLVVSLGAEAMPSPAPDSHAPWSMAGALKLREALKGFKGGRVVVGVSSPYYPCPPAPYEVAGQVEFALKVKGVRQASSVDVFHINPAPLAGMGPIISGKVLEILKSKGVRFHGEFEPASFEGGKVKAKDGRELPYDLLILVPPFAPNKVVRESPLAGPQGFPEVDPSTFRSKKFGNVFVIGDTVNPALMLPPAGVVAHFQGEFVAGVIASDLKGAYIGEPFNPVAMCIMDFGDNALLPQCSFDRVLAGTGMPSCGVMAVGKWVRVTKILFEGFWFATLIE, encoded by the coding sequence ATGGCGACTAAGGTTCTGGTGCTGGGCGGCGGTTCGGGCGGGCTGGTGGCGGCGAACAAGGTGAAGAAGCTCCTGGGCGACCGGGTGGAGGTGGTCCTGGTGGACCGGAACACCCACCACGAGTTCATGCCCGCCTACCCCTGGGTGGCGTTCGGCATGCGGGAGCCCGAGCAGATCCGGCGCCCCCTGGCCAACCTGGAGAAGCGGGGGATCCAGTACCTCCAGGCCACGGTGGAGGCCCTGAACCCGGCGCAAAACACGGTGAAGACCAGCGCGGGCGAGCTTTCCTACGACTACCTGGTGGTCTCCCTGGGGGCTGAGGCCATGCCCTCCCCCGCGCCCGACAGTCACGCCCCCTGGAGCATGGCGGGGGCCTTGAAACTCCGGGAGGCCCTAAAGGGCTTCAAGGGGGGCCGGGTGGTGGTGGGGGTCTCCAGCCCCTACTACCCCTGCCCGCCCGCGCCCTACGAGGTGGCGGGGCAGGTGGAGTTCGCCCTAAAGGTCAAGGGGGTGCGGCAGGCGAGCAGCGTGGACGTGTTCCACATCAACCCCGCCCCTCTGGCGGGGATGGGCCCCATCATCTCGGGCAAGGTCCTGGAGATCCTGAAGTCCAAGGGCGTCCGCTTCCACGGGGAGTTTGAGCCGGCCTCCTTTGAGGGTGGGAAGGTGAAGGCCAAGGACGGCCGGGAGCTCCCCTACGACCTCTTGATCCTGGTGCCGCCCTTCGCCCCCAACAAGGTGGTCCGGGAGTCCCCCCTGGCGGGGCCCCAGGGCTTCCCCGAGGTGGACCCCTCCACCTTCCGCTCCAAGAAGTTCGGCAACGTCTTCGTCATCGGCGACACGGTGAACCCCGCCCTGATGCTCCCGCCCGCCGGGGTGGTGGCCCACTTCCAGGGGGAGTTCGTGGCCGGGGTGATCGCCTCCGACCTCAAGGGGGCCTACATCGGCGAGCCCTTCAACCCGGTGGCCATGTGCATCATGGACTTCGGGGACAACGCCCTCCTGCCCCAGTGCTCCTTTGACCGGGTCCTGGCCGGGACGGGCATGCCCTCCTGCGGGGTGATGGCGGTGGGCAAGTGGGTGCGGGTGACCAAGATCCTCTTTGAGGGCTTCTGGTTCGCCACGCTGATTGAGTAG
- a CDS encoding DUF1641 domain-containing protein: protein MTVEERLSRIEEILEKSGVGLLAQVGVGEALSENLGLIMEPKNLQLLSLLARFTEQAEALEKLAETLEKLDRSGALAFLGHLSENFGEGLGMLMEPQLLRLVSHGANVLDLLSRIEPAAIGMMVGAAQKAMGETFSPEVVKNPPKVGLAGLLRQLSDPEVQEALGILFLLLKALARTVRNMGEEMKGLEAMMAKMMPKK from the coding sequence ATGACGGTAGAGGAACGGCTCAGCCGGATTGAGGAAATCCTGGAGAAGAGCGGGGTGGGGCTCCTGGCCCAGGTGGGGGTGGGGGAGGCGCTCTCGGAGAACCTGGGCCTCATCATGGAGCCCAAGAACCTTCAGCTCCTCTCCCTCCTCGCCCGCTTCACCGAGCAGGCGGAGGCGCTGGAGAAGCTGGCGGAGACGCTGGAGAAGCTGGACCGCTCGGGGGCGCTGGCCTTTTTGGGCCACCTTTCCGAGAACTTCGGGGAGGGGCTGGGGATGCTGATGGAGCCCCAGCTTCTGCGCCTCGTTTCCCACGGGGCGAACGTCTTGGACCTCCTCTCCCGGATCGAGCCCGCGGCCATCGGGATGATGGTGGGGGCGGCCCAGAAGGCCATGGGCGAGACCTTCAGCCCCGAGGTGGTGAAGAATCCGCCCAAGGTGGGGCTTGCGGGGCTTCTGCGGCAGCTTTCCGACCCCGAGGTCCAGGAGGCGTTGGGGATTCTCTTCCTCCTCCTGAAGGCCCTGGCCCGCACGGTGCGGAACATGGGCGAGGAGATGAAGGGCCTCGAGGCCATGATGGCCAAGATGATGCCCAAGAAGTAG
- a CDS encoding phosphodiester glycosidase family protein, producing MPWLLLVLLGLALAQTYPPETFGLSFREEGGAWVYEGEGFRLVYVPGVGWAEPPQDLPPPEGGLSLELLQALGYFKAPEARVRLRAEEGYLRLVLDLPAPYPGPPEEGSYPGRLLLSLPYFLPELLEARLPFPFRVRLLPEKTELSLEPPPGRFYRFRLFPLKDPDRLVLDLYYLPPERSEPLAEGVRYREVWGFGPEPVRLHLVEARRGALRPVGTPGRRALGKDLAPGALAVLNGGYFDPKTATPIGLWVQDGVTVSYPYGRTALFWNDWDFTLGLPRYEAVVRSGERTLRVGLNLLPARYTAYTVPGSVGRPGEEVALVRGDRVEGFCQAPCPLPEGYWGLAYPQGSPPFPLAPGQPLSLYGRLEPPFRFALEGGPLLVREGRYAFAPEQENFKDPRPLQALAPQAGVALFRDGRLWLFATGPTTPSTLARALEGLGAWQALRMDGGGSVQLWVKGELRQGPQPLRPVVSALALFAP from the coding sequence ATGCCCTGGCTCCTCCTCGTCCTCCTCGGCCTCGCCCTAGCCCAGACCTACCCCCCCGAGACCTTCGGCCTCTCCTTCCGCGAGGAGGGCGGGGCCTGGGTCTACGAGGGGGAGGGGTTCCGCCTGGTCTACGTCCCCGGGGTCGGCTGGGCCGAGCCCCCACAGGACCTCCCCCCGCCCGAGGGGGGGCTTTCCCTGGAGCTTTTGCAGGCTCTTGGCTACTTCAAGGCCCCCGAGGCCAGGGTGCGCCTCCGGGCGGAGGAGGGGTATCTGCGCCTGGTCCTGGACCTGCCCGCCCCCTACCCTGGCCCCCCGGAGGAGGGGAGCTACCCCGGGCGGCTCCTTCTGAGCCTTCCCTACTTCCTGCCGGAGCTTCTAGAGGCCCGCCTGCCCTTTCCCTTTCGGGTGCGGCTTCTGCCCGAAAAGACGGAGCTTAGCCTCGAGCCCCCGCCGGGCCGGTTCTACCGCTTCCGCCTCTTCCCCCTGAAGGACCCCGACCGGCTGGTCCTGGACCTCTACTACCTCCCCCCCGAAAGGAGCGAGCCCCTGGCCGAGGGGGTGCGCTACCGGGAGGTCTGGGGCTTCGGCCCTGAGCCCGTCCGCCTCCACCTGGTGGAGGCCCGCCGGGGGGCTCTCCGCCCCGTGGGGACCCCGGGGAGAAGGGCCCTGGGCAAGGACCTGGCCCCGGGGGCGCTGGCGGTCCTGAACGGCGGCTACTTTGACCCCAAGACCGCCACCCCCATCGGACTCTGGGTCCAGGACGGGGTCACGGTCTCCTACCCCTACGGCCGCACCGCCCTCTTCTGGAACGACTGGGACTTCACCCTGGGCCTGCCCCGGTACGAGGCGGTGGTGAGAAGCGGGGAGAGGACGCTCCGGGTGGGGCTCAACCTCCTCCCCGCCCGGTACACCGCCTACACCGTCCCGGGAAGCGTGGGCCGGCCGGGGGAGGAGGTGGCCCTGGTCCGGGGGGACCGGGTGGAGGGCTTCTGCCAGGCCCCCTGCCCCCTTCCCGAGGGGTACTGGGGCCTGGCCTACCCCCAGGGGAGCCCCCCCTTCCCCCTGGCCCCCGGACAGCCCCTCTCCCTCTACGGCCGCCTCGAGCCCCCCTTCCGCTTCGCCCTGGAAGGGGGCCCCCTCCTGGTGCGGGAGGGCCGGTACGCCTTCGCCCCCGAGCAGGAGAACTTCAAGGACCCCCGCCCCCTCCAGGCCCTGGCCCCCCAGGCCGGGGTGGCCCTCTTCCGGGACGGGCGGCTCTGGCTCTTCGCCACCGGGCCCACCACCCCTTCCACCCTGGCCCGGGCCCTGGAGGGCCTGGGGGCGTGGCAGGCCCTGCGGATGGACGGCGGGGGCTCGGTCCAGCTCTGGGTCAAAGGGGAGCTCCGCCAGGGCCCCCAGCCTTTGCGGCCGGTGGTGAGCGCCCTGGCCCTTTTTGCGCCATAA
- a CDS encoding RNA-splicing ligase RtcB translates to MRFERVGPYTYRIPRQGKMRVDAVFFASEEILKDLEAEGYASLQQLMNVATLPGIVEPALAMPDIHWGYGFPVGGVAAFDPEEGGVVSPGGIGFDINCLPAGTRVLFQDRYTKPIEALAEEKDPRLVAWRLGVGPEGARALLLLSREGEELVRLSTEGGFVLEATPDHPVYTPEGMRPLGELRPGDRVAVHPFQGFPHEPPPDLLLLGEEEAQKRLGLRAAAYFKARGLLPLRADHPDLPALLRLLGYALGSGGLWRERLVLHGEEAGLKEAQADLLRLGFRGLLGASGLRASSRALFLLRALGLAEGEGRLRGALLVLPAWLKANFLAGLFGAGLSAPRADGQGLLAPLLFLQGSRALLEDLVHLVEGVGLEVQKLREEAEGFTLHLSADPKNLLLLYERVGYAYAPTKARLALLAALYLRKKALVGREALVAPGFPRRPGAGQGFPSFYEFLKEAGPMPLDRVAAVERVPHGGRVYDLSMAHPDHNFVAENFVVSNCGVRLLVSHLTREELKPHQARLADLLYREVPSGVGSERRDVRFSRRELKEILKEGAGWLVKRGFGEAEDLRFIESEGRLPWANPDKVSERAFERGAPQLGTLGSGNHFLEVQYVDEVYDEEAAEALGLFRDQVTVLIHTGSRGLGHQVCQDYVERFLKVASRYGIELVDKQLAAAPIKSPEGQDYLQAMAAAANFAFANRQLIAHFVREAFEKAGFPPRAHGLRVLYDLAHNNAKFEEHKGRRVLVHRKGATRAFGPHHPEIPPEYRKVGQPVLVPGDMGRYSYILVGTQKAMEVSFGSSCHGAGRKMSRHQAKKVARTRNLVRELEEKGILVRAATRATVDEEMPEAYKDVSEVVRAVEGAGIGRVVARLRPLIVVKG, encoded by the coding sequence GTGCGGTTTGAACGGGTCGGTCCCTACACCTACCGCATCCCCCGGCAGGGGAAGATGCGGGTGGACGCGGTCTTCTTCGCCTCGGAGGAGATCCTGAAGGACCTCGAGGCCGAGGGGTACGCCTCCTTGCAGCAGCTCATGAACGTGGCCACCCTCCCCGGGATCGTGGAGCCCGCCCTGGCCATGCCCGACATCCACTGGGGCTACGGCTTCCCCGTGGGCGGGGTGGCGGCCTTTGACCCGGAGGAGGGCGGGGTGGTGAGCCCGGGCGGGATCGGGTTTGACATCAACTGCCTGCCCGCGGGCACCCGGGTCCTCTTCCAGGACCGGTACACCAAGCCCATAGAGGCCCTGGCGGAGGAGAAGGACCCCCGGCTCGTGGCCTGGCGGCTCGGGGTGGGGCCCGAGGGGGCGAGGGCCCTCCTGCTCCTCTCGCGGGAAGGGGAGGAGCTGGTCCGGCTTTCCACCGAGGGGGGGTTCGTCCTGGAGGCTACCCCCGACCACCCTGTCTACACCCCGGAGGGGATGCGGCCTTTGGGAGAGCTGCGGCCGGGGGACCGGGTGGCGGTCCACCCCTTCCAGGGCTTCCCCCACGAGCCCCCCCCGGACCTTCTCCTCCTGGGCGAGGAGGAGGCCCAAAAGCGGCTGGGCCTTCGGGCGGCCGCCTACTTTAAGGCCCGGGGCCTCCTCCCCTTGCGGGCAGACCACCCCGACCTCCCGGCCCTCCTCCGGCTTTTGGGCTACGCCCTGGGAAGCGGGGGCCTTTGGCGGGAGCGCCTGGTCCTTCACGGGGAGGAGGCGGGGCTTAAGGAGGCCCAGGCCGACCTCCTCCGCCTGGGCTTCCGGGGTCTATTGGGTGCGTCCGGGCTCAGGGCGTCTTCCCGGGCCCTCTTCCTCCTCCGGGCCCTGGGCCTGGCCGAGGGGGAAGGGCGGCTTCGTGGCGCGCTCCTCGTCCTTCCCGCCTGGCTTAAGGCCAACTTCCTGGCCGGGCTCTTCGGGGCCGGCCTCTCTGCCCCCAGGGCGGACGGCCAAGGGCTTTTGGCCCCCCTCCTCTTTCTCCAAGGAAGCCGGGCCCTCCTGGAAGACCTGGTCCATTTGGTGGAGGGGGTGGGGCTCGAGGTCCAAAAGCTGCGGGAGGAGGCCGAGGGCTTCACCCTCCACCTGAGCGCCGACCCCAAGAACCTCCTCCTCCTCTACGAGCGGGTGGGCTACGCCTACGCCCCCACCAAGGCCCGGCTCGCCCTTCTGGCCGCCCTCTATCTCCGGAAAAAGGCCTTGGTCGGGCGGGAGGCGCTGGTGGCCCCGGGCTTTCCCCGGCGCCCGGGGGCGGGGCAGGGCTTCCCCAGCTTCTACGAGTTCCTAAAGGAGGCGGGCCCCATGCCCCTGGACCGGGTGGCAGCGGTGGAGCGGGTCCCCCACGGGGGCCGGGTCTACGACCTCTCCATGGCCCACCCCGACCACAACTTCGTGGCCGAGAACTTCGTGGTCTCCAACTGCGGGGTCCGGCTCCTGGTCTCCCACCTGACCCGGGAGGAGCTGAAGCCCCACCAAGCCCGCCTCGCCGACCTCCTCTACCGGGAGGTGCCCTCCGGGGTGGGGAGCGAGCGGCGGGACGTGCGCTTCAGCCGGCGGGAGCTCAAGGAGATCCTGAAGGAGGGGGCAGGCTGGCTGGTGAAGCGGGGCTTCGGCGAGGCCGAGGACCTGCGCTTCATCGAGTCGGAGGGCCGCCTCCCCTGGGCCAACCCGGACAAGGTCTCGGAGCGGGCCTTTGAGCGGGGGGCGCCCCAGCTCGGCACCCTGGGGAGCGGGAACCACTTCCTCGAGGTCCAGTACGTGGACGAGGTCTACGACGAGGAGGCGGCGGAGGCTTTGGGTCTCTTCCGGGACCAGGTCACCGTCCTCATCCACACGGGAAGCCGGGGGCTGGGCCACCAGGTCTGCCAGGACTACGTGGAGCGCTTCCTGAAGGTCGCCTCGAGGTACGGGATAGAGCTTGTGGACAAGCAGCTCGCCGCCGCCCCCATCAAAAGCCCCGAGGGGCAGGACTACCTCCAGGCCATGGCCGCCGCCGCCAACTTCGCCTTCGCCAACCGCCAGCTCATCGCCCACTTCGTGCGGGAGGCCTTTGAGAAGGCGGGCTTTCCCCCCAGGGCGCACGGCCTCCGGGTCCTCTACGACCTGGCCCACAACAACGCCAAGTTTGAGGAGCACAAGGGGCGGAGGGTCCTGGTCCACCGCAAGGGGGCGACCCGGGCCTTCGGCCCCCACCACCCCGAGATCCCCCCGGAGTACCGGAAGGTGGGCCAGCCCGTCCTGGTGCCCGGGGACATGGGCCGCTACTCCTACATCCTGGTGGGAACACAGAAGGCCATGGAGGTCTCCTTCGGCTCCAGCTGCCACGGGGCGGGGCGCAAGATGAGCCGGCACCAGGCCAAGAAGGTGGCCCGCACGCGGAACCTGGTGCGGGAGCTCGAGGAGAAGGGCATCCTGGTGCGGGCGGCCACCCGGGCCACGGTGGACGAGGAGATGCCCGAGGCCTACAAGGACGTGAGCGAGGTGGTGCGGGCGGTGGAGGGGGCGGGGATCGGCCGGGTCGTGGCCCGGCTGAGGCCCCTCATCGTGGTCAAGGGGTAG
- a CDS encoding septum formation initiator family protein: MERPSHRLLVYLFALGLAHLAFLFGQELFRARALALEKARLEAALQAARTRVERLRAEAEAAQDPLYLEALVRRLGFVGKEETLYANPSRLAPGRGER, from the coding sequence TTGGAGCGCCCTAGCCACCGCCTGCTGGTCTACCTCTTCGCCCTGGGCCTGGCCCACCTGGCCTTCCTGTTCGGCCAGGAGCTTTTCCGGGCCCGGGCGCTCGCCCTGGAGAAGGCCCGCCTCGAGGCCGCCCTCCAGGCCGCCCGCACCCGGGTGGAGCGGCTTAGGGCCGAGGCGGAGGCCGCCCAGGACCCCCTCTACCTCGAGGCCCTGGTCCGCAGGCTGGGCTTTGTGGGCAAGGAGGAAACGCTTTATGCCAACCCGTCCCGGCTTGCGCCAGGAAGGGGGGAGCGGTGA
- a CDS encoding Fur family transcriptional regulator: MARTKEKESYRSRLRGVGLRHTMPRERILAYLDRKNVHPTAEELYQGLKRRGFSIGLSTIYLNLHVLREHGLIYEFKDPKGETRFDGWTEPHAHLADLETGKVVDVPLKDLGLDREAFLQEMAAKTGWDLKDFRLELRGTPPAKE; the protein is encoded by the coding sequence ATGGCAAGGACCAAGGAAAAGGAAAGCTATCGGAGCCGGCTTAGGGGCGTGGGCCTGCGGCACACCATGCCGCGGGAGCGGATTCTCGCCTACCTGGACCGGAAGAACGTCCACCCCACCGCGGAGGAGCTCTACCAGGGGCTGAAGCGCAGGGGGTTCTCCATCGGCCTCTCCACCATTTACCTCAACCTGCACGTCCTGCGGGAGCACGGCCTCATCTACGAGTTCAAGGACCCCAAGGGCGAGACCCGGTTTGACGGCTGGACGGAGCCCCACGCCCACCTGGCCGACCTGGAGACGGGCAAGGTGGTGGACGTGCCCCTCAAGGACCTGGGCCTGGACCGGGAGGCCTTCTTGCAGGAGATGGCCGCCAAGACCGGCTGGGACCTGAAGGACTTCCGCCTCGAGCTCCGGGGCACCCCGCCCGCCAAGGAGTAA